DNA from Nitrospiraceae bacterium:
TTCAAGGTCGCTAACTCCCGGTTAATCGTGGCCGGTTTCACCCCATCGGTGTAGCGTCGGTTCTTGTAGGCCACGATCAGCTTTGGCGTAATCTGATCCAGTGTGGGATTACCAAAAAACCCTTTCAGGTTCTGGATACTGGTCAGTTCCCGCCGATGGTTGGCCCGTCTCGCCGCATGCTCACTCGCGTATCGATCCATCAGTTCCGTCAAGGTCCGATATTGCTCTTCCGGTTTCTCGAAGAATCGCCTTTCGATGATCTGAACCTTCACCTTGCCTAAGATCGCCTCGGCCAGTCGTTTATCAGCAGTCCCCGTCGACCGTCTAACTTGCTGACCTTGATACATGAACGACATCCACCACATGTTACCTCGTTTCACGAGTCCCATTCGTTCACTCCTTTCCAGTGGGACTCGGTGTTATGGTTTCCCCGTGGCCGGGAGTATAGACCTCACGTCTTACGCTCGCAATCAGTCTCTCCAGATCGGCATGGTCCGTCCGGCGTGTTCCGATCTGGAGAGGAACGGACTGTGGTGCAGAGAAGGAGGCTAGCCAATGGTCAATCTTAACCGGATCAAACCAGACTAACCGATGAAGCTTCCGGTAGGGAATCTTGCCTTGCGCCGCCCAGGCATAGAGCGTCGAGGGTTTGATCTGCAGCTTCTGCGCAAGGTTGTTGACGGTCCACAACATCCTGGCCTCTCGGTGTCTCTGGCCCACGCAGTCCCCATCGGCACCGGTGGTTCCACCTGGGATATATAGGGCGCGCGACGCAACAATCAAAAACCCGACATGAGCGGTCCGTTCTGATGTCGGGTTTTGGTCACCGAGAGGGAGGGAGGAGGAAGGAGCTCGACGTGAGGGGAGTACGACAGTGTACGAGCTGGGCAAACCTGCGGCGGTGGCTGCACCGAGCCATGAACGATGCAAACAGCCACCGACTCGACCGGCCTGACACTCGGCCATCGTGGGGTCCGGTTCTGCGAATCCAGTCCAAGTCGTTCATGGAGGGCTGGCCCGGTGTGTGTTTTTCCGATCCGATCAGGTTCTCATGAATAAAATGCCTGGTTGTTCGCATGCAGCAATTCGGGATATTGGGACAAGCTAGCTTACGCGCCTTACGCGGCTTTACTCACGTTTACTCGCAGTGCTAGCTTATTCACGCCAAAAGGCTAACAACGCCTGAAGCAGAGTACCCCCCAGCTTTAGGAGCCGATTCAAAAAACTTGCTGAGGCGCAAGGCGTATCACGTGGAAATACCAAGGGGAAAATGTTTCAAAGGACAAGTGCCAAAAACAAATGATTAAGGAAGCGTTGAAAACACTTCTGACATTCGCCGTTCTTGTCATCACTGGTATCTGCGCCGCTTCAGACGACACCTCACTCCGCAGCAAGACCGTCTTGGAGGTCTTGCGCGAGTCGAAGCGCATCCTCTGGATTGCTGCTCATCCGGATGATGAAAATTCCTCTAGTGCGCTCCTGGCCAGGGGCAAGGAGCTGTCGGGCACGCTCTTTATGGCCAGCTTGACACGAGGGGAAAACAGCGACATCGTGTGGAGCG
Protein-coding regions in this window:
- a CDS encoding helix-turn-helix domain-containing protein, which codes for MLWTVNNLAQKLQIKPSTLYAWAAQGKIPYRKLHRLVWFDPVKIDHWLASFSAPQSVPLQIGTRRTDHADLERLIASVRREVYTPGHGETITPSPTGKE